In the genome of Nocardia sp. NBC_00416, one region contains:
- a CDS encoding DUF1989 domain-containing protein — MTPTTASTTGARAHARAQATATAAAPALPDGVPLDDTTWSVRLPAGGYTSTVLGRGTRLRLADPHGSACAHLFLLRAESPWERLNIADTVKVPWQAYLGTGHPLLSDQGRLLATVVADTSGRHDALCGTTRDGRLLLERAATKHGLAPRDIGPTLSLFRGVRVGGDGALTATGSAGPGAYVDLLIHLPVTVLVAATAHPLDDSPVTDLDLVAWPGDRAAAAAVNSDPEYQRAVQNTEQAWSAARTRQEWV, encoded by the coding sequence ATGACACCCACCACTGCCTCGACGACCGGCGCTCGCGCGCACGCCCGCGCCCAGGCGACGGCCACCGCAGCCGCTCCCGCACTGCCCGACGGGGTCCCGCTCGACGACACCACCTGGTCGGTCCGGCTGCCGGCCGGCGGTTACACCAGCACGGTCCTCGGTCGCGGGACACGCCTGCGGCTCGCCGACCCGCACGGCTCGGCCTGTGCGCACCTGTTCCTGCTCCGCGCGGAATCTCCCTGGGAACGACTCAATATCGCCGACACCGTGAAAGTGCCCTGGCAGGCCTACCTCGGTACCGGACACCCCCTGCTGTCCGATCAAGGCCGCTTGCTCGCCACCGTGGTCGCCGATACCTCCGGCCGCCACGACGCGCTCTGCGGAACCACCCGCGACGGGCGGCTGCTACTGGAACGCGCGGCCACCAAACACGGTCTCGCGCCGCGCGATATCGGCCCGACGCTCTCCCTGTTCCGCGGGGTGCGGGTGGGTGGGGACGGCGCTCTCACCGCCACCGGGTCCGCCGGTCCGGGCGCCTACGTCGACCTGCTGATCCACCTGCCGGTGACGGTCCTGGTGGCCGCGACCGCCCATCCCCTCGACGACTCCCCCGTCACCGATCTCGACCTGGTCGCCTGGCCCGGTGACCGGGCGGCCGCGGCCGCCGTGAACAGCGACCCGGAATACCAGCGCGCCGTCCAGAACACCGAACAGGCCTGGTCGGCCGCCCGAACCCGACAGGAGTGGGTATGA
- a CDS encoding sodium:solute symporter family protein — protein MIILGIAVSVLAVIGIGLLVSRKVDGDSVNFLVAGRSLGLPLVAAGLMGQAVDSNATLGNTDLAGSVGFWAGATLPLGLGLCLLLTGLFFAKPMNRMGLLTLPDFYRIKYGRGVEFTASILMIFSFCILLAGNLVAGGFLFERFLGIPYSAGVVLIVVIVLTYTVTGGMFSDAYTALAQMVITVIGSLALLIWVGSTYGIHIPEGMGPFDLGQLTSSSDGAMVNWATLIALGIGDIVAIDFMQRIFSARSPETARRACFVGAAGTAVVGIPYALVALATTDVVGGDDGPRLLALLDEHAPTGLAILVLSAIVAASCSTANGAILGTASVATRNIAGRTDRTDAAGRDTLLRDVRLTMIPVVAVAIFFAVQVPQTGILLTLAFDLMLAGLIVPFVAAHLTTRVTTAAAVAAMAAGLGVRLVLFVLTPTMYGVPNTVLYIDNSLIGPGFDGWPTFFGLFASLLAFLAALAVHRLRSAGTKPVATTAPQAPLPAPEPVPQHG, from the coding sequence ATGATCATTCTCGGAATAGCGGTCAGCGTGCTCGCGGTAATCGGCATCGGCCTGCTGGTTTCCCGCAAAGTAGACGGCGACAGCGTCAACTTCCTGGTCGCCGGACGATCACTCGGGCTACCACTGGTGGCGGCCGGGCTGATGGGCCAGGCGGTCGACTCCAACGCCACCCTCGGCAACACCGACCTGGCCGGCTCGGTCGGATTCTGGGCCGGCGCCACCCTCCCACTGGGCCTCGGCCTGTGCCTGCTGCTCACCGGACTCTTCTTCGCGAAGCCGATGAACCGGATGGGCCTGCTCACCCTGCCGGACTTCTACCGGATCAAGTACGGGCGCGGTGTCGAATTCACCGCCTCGATCCTGATGATCTTCAGCTTCTGCATTCTGCTCGCCGGCAATCTGGTGGCCGGCGGCTTTCTGTTCGAACGCTTCCTCGGCATCCCGTACAGCGCCGGAGTCGTGCTCATCGTGGTGATCGTGCTGACCTACACCGTCACCGGCGGAATGTTCAGCGACGCCTACACCGCGCTGGCACAGATGGTGATCACCGTGATCGGCTCGCTGGCCCTGCTGATCTGGGTGGGCTCGACCTACGGCATCCACATCCCCGAAGGGATGGGACCGTTCGACCTCGGCCAGCTCACCAGCAGCTCCGACGGGGCGATGGTGAACTGGGCGACCCTCATCGCGCTCGGCATCGGCGATATCGTCGCGATCGATTTCATGCAGCGCATCTTCTCGGCGCGCTCCCCCGAAACCGCCCGCCGCGCCTGCTTCGTGGGCGCCGCCGGAACGGCCGTCGTCGGGATCCCGTACGCCTTGGTCGCACTGGCCACCACCGATGTCGTCGGCGGCGACGACGGCCCGCGACTGCTGGCGCTGCTGGACGAACACGCCCCGACCGGCCTGGCGATCCTGGTGCTGTCCGCGATCGTCGCGGCCTCGTGCTCCACCGCCAACGGCGCTATCCTCGGCACCGCGTCGGTGGCGACCCGCAATATCGCCGGACGCACCGACCGGACCGACGCGGCCGGACGCGACACCCTGCTGCGGGATGTGCGGCTCACCATGATCCCGGTCGTGGCGGTGGCGATCTTCTTCGCGGTGCAGGTCCCGCAGACCGGCATCCTGCTCACCCTGGCCTTCGACCTCATGCTGGCCGGATTGATCGTCCCGTTCGTGGCCGCCCACCTCACCACCCGCGTCACCACGGCCGCCGCGGTGGCGGCGATGGCGGCCGGGCTCGGTGTCCGGCTGGTGCTGTTCGTCCTCACCCCGACCATGTACGGGGTCCCGAACACCGTGCTCTATATCGACAATTCGCTGATCGGCCCGGGTTTCGACGGCTGGCCCACCTTCTTCGGCCTCTTCGCCTCGCTGCTGGCCTTCCTCGCCGCCCTGGCCGTACACCGGTTGCGTTCCGCCGGCACGAAACCCGTCGCCACGACCGCACCGCAGGCCCCGCTGCCCGCACCGGAGCCGGTCCCCCAGCACGGCTGA
- a CDS encoding TetR/AcrR family transcriptional regulator, which translates to MTQLGPGRPRLAPRRRQGQTPRAEILDAAAELFTTHGYGSTSTRAIAEAVGIRQASLYHHFAAKDDILDALLGETIAAAAQLAEALLARPEPAAVRLYALARFDIEQLCAARWNIGALYFLPELRGERFAPFRARRDDLRAGYESLAARMVAEGGAVGVPEAETLPFRLVETVINIRSDAGGVPGSVQGAIAEAVVRILGWEGDLGGVRDAAEVLVRDIGV; encoded by the coding sequence ATGACCCAACTCGGTCCGGGCCGCCCGCGTCTCGCGCCACGCCGCCGCCAGGGGCAGACCCCGCGTGCCGAAATCCTCGACGCCGCCGCCGAACTGTTCACCACCCACGGCTACGGCAGTACCTCCACCCGGGCCATCGCCGAAGCCGTCGGAATCCGTCAGGCCTCGCTGTATCACCACTTCGCGGCCAAGGACGATATCCTCGACGCCCTCCTCGGTGAGACCATCGCGGCGGCAGCGCAACTCGCCGAGGCCCTGCTCGCGCGGCCCGAACCGGCCGCGGTCCGGTTGTACGCGCTGGCGCGGTTCGATATCGAGCAGCTGTGCGCGGCGCGCTGGAACATCGGCGCGCTGTACTTCCTGCCGGAATTGCGGGGGGAGCGGTTCGCGCCGTTCCGGGCGCGCCGCGACGATCTGCGCGCGGGCTACGAGTCGCTGGCGGCGCGGATGGTTGCCGAGGGCGGTGCGGTCGGGGTGCCGGAGGCGGAAACCCTGCCGTTCCGCTTGGTGGAGACGGTGATCAATATCCGCTCGGACGCGGGTGGAGTGCCCGGCAGCGTGCAGGGGGCGATCGCCGAGGCGGTAGTGCGGATCCTCGGCTGGGAGGGGGATCTCGGCGGGGTGCGGGACGCGGCCGAAGTCTTGGTGCGCGATATCGGGGTGTGA
- a CDS encoding acyl-CoA thioesterase domain-containing protein — MFAFFTREGEQFLPTRIAMSRWSPTQVGGPAICGLLARELEKRSPGEEFVPARLTVDLFRPVVDEPATLRSVVVREGKRICVADAELLQRGEVRSRATVAYLRTGEVPVGELWRPPHDFPVPETPDASEAGAHPLFKSGDGDWTTDFAATQNAERKVIWQNMLPVVAGEVVTPFQRAGMAGDAASLMSNWGTAGIGYINSDVTLTLARVPAGPGIGVLAQDQVAYEGIAVGTTTLYDRSGPLGTAVVTAISNVRRQVDMRRY, encoded by the coding sequence GTGTTCGCGTTCTTCACCAGGGAGGGTGAGCAGTTCCTGCCCACCCGGATAGCCATGTCCAGATGGAGCCCCACCCAGGTGGGTGGTCCGGCGATCTGCGGGCTCCTGGCGCGCGAACTGGAAAAGCGGTCCCCGGGCGAGGAGTTCGTACCGGCCCGCCTGACCGTCGACCTGTTCCGCCCGGTCGTCGACGAACCGGCCACCCTGCGCAGTGTCGTGGTGCGGGAGGGCAAACGGATATGCGTCGCCGACGCGGAACTGCTGCAGCGCGGCGAAGTGCGGTCCCGGGCGACCGTCGCGTACCTGCGCACCGGCGAAGTGCCCGTCGGTGAACTCTGGCGGCCGCCCCACGATTTTCCGGTCCCCGAGACTCCGGACGCCTCCGAAGCGGGCGCCCATCCGCTGTTCAAGAGCGGCGACGGCGACTGGACCACCGACTTCGCGGCCACCCAGAACGCCGAACGCAAAGTCATCTGGCAGAACATGCTCCCGGTGGTCGCGGGAGAGGTGGTGACTCCGTTCCAGCGGGCCGGCATGGCCGGAGACGCCGCGAGCCTCATGAGCAATTGGGGCACCGCCGGGATCGGCTATATCAACTCCGACGTCACGCTGACGCTGGCCCGGGTCCCGGCCGGGCCGGGTATCGGGGTGCTGGCCCAGGATCAGGTGGCCTACGAGGGGATCGCGGTCGGCACCACCACCCTCTACGACCGGAGCGGTCCGCTGGGCACGGCGGTGGTGACCGCGATATCCAATGTGCGGCGTCAGGTCGATATGCGGCGCTACTGA
- a CDS encoding MarR family winged helix-turn-helix transcriptional regulator: MDKPTELIEFETMLLGRHSLNAHLRRPDHLERSAYLVLRRLRIEGPMSIGELSEAFGLDASTVHRQTAAILKADLVERIPDPDGGVARKFRITAEGERRVRADRDYNVNALDRVLSDWNETDVRSFAAYLERFNTDIEASEARPWPRPSHTEPRP, encoded by the coding sequence ATGGACAAACCCACCGAACTGATCGAATTCGAGACCATGCTCCTGGGGCGGCACAGCCTCAACGCCCACCTGCGCCGCCCCGACCACCTCGAACGCAGTGCCTACCTGGTCCTGCGCCGGTTGCGCATCGAAGGGCCCATGTCCATCGGCGAACTGAGCGAGGCCTTCGGCCTGGACGCCTCCACCGTGCACCGGCAGACCGCGGCCATACTGAAAGCCGATCTGGTCGAACGCATTCCCGACCCGGACGGCGGGGTGGCGCGCAAGTTCCGGATCACCGCCGAAGGCGAGCGGCGGGTGCGCGCCGACCGGGACTACAACGTCAACGCCCTGGACCGGGTGCTGAGCGACTGGAACGAAACGGACGTGCGGTCCTTCGCCGCCTACCTCGAGCGGTTCAATACCGATATCGAGGCCAGCGAGGCCCGGCCGTGGCCGCGCCCTTCGCATACCGAGCCGCGACCCTAA
- a CDS encoding NAD-dependent epimerase/dehydratase family protein, which produces MAEPVTLVVGASGFLGSHLTRQLVAAGAPVRVMVRHTSDIRAIADLPVQIHYGDLFDDAALREAMRDCDVVYHCAVDTRAWLRDPEPLFRTNIAGLRHVLDAACATGPRKFVFTSSAATIGRRRGGVADETAPFDWGRLGGPYVRSRVEAENLVLRYAAERELPAVAMCVANTYGPGDWQPTPHGSFVAAAALGELPFRFAGTGSESVGVEDAARALILAGTAGRDGERYIVSDRYLSSAELLTAAAHAVHREPPRLAVPLPLLYPAAALSGAAAALRGRDSRFTVTSVNLMHVMSRMDHGKAERELGWKPEPVLDAVARAARFFVERRARRRARRD; this is translated from the coding sequence ATGGCGGAGCCGGTGACACTGGTGGTGGGCGCCTCCGGGTTCCTCGGATCGCACCTGACCCGCCAATTGGTCGCCGCGGGCGCCCCGGTCCGCGTCATGGTGCGGCACACCAGCGATATCCGCGCGATCGCGGACCTGCCGGTGCAGATCCACTACGGCGATCTGTTCGACGACGCCGCACTGCGCGAGGCCATGCGCGACTGCGACGTCGTGTACCACTGCGCGGTGGACACCCGGGCGTGGCTGCGCGATCCCGAGCCACTGTTCCGGACCAATATCGCGGGTCTGCGCCATGTCCTCGACGCGGCCTGCGCCACCGGACCGCGCAAATTCGTCTTCACCAGTTCCGCCGCCACCATCGGCCGCCGGCGCGGCGGTGTCGCCGACGAGACCGCGCCCTTCGACTGGGGCCGACTCGGCGGCCCGTATGTCCGGTCCCGGGTCGAGGCGGAGAATCTGGTGCTGCGCTACGCGGCCGAGCGCGAACTGCCCGCGGTGGCGATGTGCGTCGCCAACACCTACGGCCCCGGCGACTGGCAGCCCACCCCGCACGGGTCTTTCGTCGCGGCCGCCGCGCTGGGCGAACTGCCTTTCCGGTTCGCAGGGACCGGATCGGAATCGGTGGGCGTCGAGGACGCGGCGCGCGCGTTGATCCTGGCCGGGACCGCCGGACGCGACGGTGAGCGCTATATCGTCTCCGATCGTTACCTCAGCAGCGCGGAACTGCTCACCGCCGCCGCGCACGCGGTGCACCGGGAGCCTCCCCGCCTGGCTGTTCCGCTACCGCTGCTCTATCCGGCGGCCGCCCTCTCCGGCGCCGCGGCCGCGTTGCGCGGCCGGGACAGCCGGTTCACGGTCACCTCGGTGAATCTGATGCACGTCATGTCGCGGATGGACCACGGCAAGGCCGAACGTGAGCTCGGCTGGAAACCCGAACCGGTTCTGGACGCGGTGGCCCGGGCCGCGCGCTTCTTCGTCGAACGCCGCGCCCGCCGGCGGGCGCGGCGGGACTGA